The Maridesulfovibrio sp. genomic sequence CGTGGATATAAACATGGGCTGCTCGGCCCGTGGAATGATCAAACGCGAGGCGGGAGCAGCCCTGCTCAAAACTCCGGACAAAGCCGTGGACATAGTCAAGGCTGTCCGCGAAGCCGTGTCTATCCCTGTTTTCGTCAAATTCCGCACAGGCTGGTCAAAGGAAATCGAACCGGCAATGGCTCTGGCCAAAAGACTTGAGGACGCAGGAGCAGATTGCCTGGTATTCCACCCGAGAGTGGCTCCGGACAAACGCACCCGCCCCCCCTTCATTGACCACATCCGCTTCATCAAGGAGGCCGTCTCCATTCCCGTCTTCGGCAATGGCAATGTCACAACCCGGCAGCATTGTCAGGACATGCTGGACAAGACAGGATGCGATGGTGTGTCCGTAGGGCGTATGGCCGTGGCCCGTCCTTGGCTCTTTGCCCAATGGACCGCAGGCTACACACCGGACGACAGCATTTTCAAGGACTATGTCCTGCGTCTTGCCACAGCTTTGGAGCAGGAATTCGACCCCATCCGGGCAATCAAGCGGTTCCGGCTGTTCATGCCCTATTTTGCAGCCAACTTCCGATTCGGACACAGTATGCAGGCCACATTTTCCACCGCCAAGACCATGGATGACGTCCGCCGCATGGCCGAAGAACACATCAGGCCGGACATGCCCTTAAGCATGTCTCCCAACATGAATCTATACAATCTCTAAGTCGTATTTCCACCAAGGATACAGCCTCGCAGTACTTACATATAAACTGATCCGGGATGCAAGCTTCTGCTGTAAAGCGGGCCACGCCATCGTGGATTAACGGTTGGTCCGGTTCCCTGAATCAGTTTTTCCGTTATGCTCCCGCCAGAACATGTTCTTTGGTGACAAAGCAGGTAAAAGTTCCGCTGAACACGGTCTCCCCGTCGCAGGAAACATCAACTTTTACTATATGCTTCCTCCCGTCCTTTTCCTGCTCCTGAGCCTTTGCGGTAAGAATGTCGCCAACCCTGGAAGGTTTCAAAAAACGGCTCTCCGCACCCGCCAATACCACATTAGGATGATTGACTGACAGCATCGCTGCGTAATCGGCCATACCGAAAATAAAACCGCCGTGAATCAGTCCACTTCCGTCGGCAGACATATTTCCGGTGCATGTAAGGCGAACCTCACTACTTCCTTCAGATACTGAAATCGGCTCACCACACAGGGAACGGTCGATATTTTCATGTGTATTGATATCCATAATTTTCTCCATTTATTTTTTATTGCCTCATTTTGCAGGCACTAAATAAAAACCGGACAGGGGTTGTTTTCAATAGCATCTGCGGGGCTGTTTTCAATGTGCAAATCCGGCTGCCCGGTTGCTCCGGGTATGCCGTATAAAAATTTATAAACAAAAAATTTAGATCCTTCGATGATAACCTTCTGAGAAACTATAGAACCGGTCTTACATTACCGGAATAACGGAGTCCTGCCGGGCCATTTCCCAAAATCAAATCTTGGCAGGAAACATGCAGAATAAATATCACCGAGCCTCAAAAAGAATCTAAAGACAGATAAAATGGGGATACGGCAATAAAACATACAACATTTTTGTTAACTACAGGAAAAACTCTTCACAAAAACAGAACAGATTCAACCTTAAAAAGCGCAAATACAAGATGAAGACAACAGCCCATAACGCCCCTTCATGGGCACTTTCTTCCAAAGACAGAAACATTGCACCGGATGCTGTCAGTACCTGCCGGGAACTGCAGCAAGCCGTAACTGTCATATCGCGTTTGTCCGGCATTGATATGTACATTATTAACACAGACTATCTGTGTGTTGCCGGTTCCGGATTTTACAAAGCTGCCGTTGGTTGTATCAGCCCAAGGGATACAGCCATCGGGTACAGTCTGGCAAGCGGACGGCCAACCATGGTAGTTGACCCCAAAGTACATGCCGCATGCCGCGAATGTTCACAAAAACTGACCTGCCGCGACCTTGCCAACTACACTGCTCCCATCGCCATCCGAGGCCGGGTTGTCGCTGCTGTCCAGATTGTAGCTTTCGACTCCGCCCAGTGTGTGACTCTTAAAGAAAAGGGAGAGGATATAGCTGAAGCAATCACTCTTTTTCTGGTACAAAGCTGCGAAGCGGACTCCAGACTGCTGTCCGCCTTAGCCGGATCCGAAGACGAGCTGGACAGTTCAGGACTTGAGCGTCTCATCGGAGAAAGCCAAGCCATGCGGACCCTGAAGGACGGCATCATACGTTGTGCCCCGCTTGATTCAACTGTTCTGATTCAAGGGGAATCCGGAACAGGAAAGGAACTAACCGCCCAAGCCATACACGATCTTTCCCCCCGAGCTGCTGCTCCGTTTGTAGCGGTCAACTGCGGAGCTATTCCCGAATCAATCATTGAAAGTGAGTTATTCGGATATGTTTCCGGCACATTCACAGGAGCCCAAAAGGGAGGCAAAGCCGGATTGTTTGAGCATGCCGAGGGAGGCACTCTGTTTCTGGATGAAATCGCCGAACTTCCCCTGCAACTTCAGGTTAAGCTACTGCGAGTGCTGCAGGAGCGCAAGGTCATGCGCCTCGGCGGACGTCAGGAACATGATTTTGATGTGCGTATTATTGCTGCTGCAAACGTTGATGTTGCCGAACAGGCCAGAAACGGGAAGTTCCGGCAGGACCTTTACTACAGGTTATCTGTAATTCCTCTCTATGTACCGGCCCTGCGGGAACGGGAAAGGGACATTGAACTTCTGGTCCACTATTTCGCCCGTCTCTATGCGCGGCGGAGAAATGAACCGCAGCCATGGGTTGAACCGGCTCTGTTGAAAAGGTTCGCATTGTACAATTGGCCCGGAAATGTGCGCGAACTAAAGAACTTCATTGAATATGGAATCAACTTTCGCAAAGGCGCAACTCTGGATCTGGCAACCCTTGAAGACAGATTTCTCAATGCTGAAAAACAAACTTCCCCTGATGGATGCGCTGATTGGGCCACGAACAATACCCAGCCATGTCAGGAGAATAATTCCGGGGCTGATGAAAAGAGCAACCCAAAACACCAGAACGCAATTTCCGAAAAAGAACTTTCAGAACAGGAAACTTTGAGTAAATGCCTTCAGCTATACGGTGCCGATCTGGAAGGGAAAAAACGTACTGCAGAAGAACTGGGCATCAGCCTTGCTACTCTTTACCGTAAAATTAAGCGGTACAGTTTACAGAATGCCTATCGCTATGATGTGGGCATGCCTTAAGCTGCCATTCTTTTTATACAGACTAAACAGCAGAGCCGGGAAGTTCCTGAAAACTTCCCGGCTCTGCTTATAAAGGATGGAGGATGAAAATAGTTTTTATCTAATGGCCCTTTCCTCCCATGTAGGCTTCTTCCAGACGTCCGTCGGCAATCAGTTCCGCAGCAGGACCTTCCATAACAATAGTCCCGCCTTCCATTATATAACCATAGTCAGCAACAGAAAGAGCCGCCTTTGCATTCTGCTCAACGATAAGTATGGATGTACCCATTTCACGGATTTTTACGACCAGATCAAAAATGCCCTTGATTATAAGGGGAGCCAGACCAAGGGAAGGTTCATCCAGCAGAAGCAGCTTGGGACGCCCCATAAGAGCGCGACCGATGCACAGCATCTGCTGCTCACCGCCGGACATTGCCCCGGCCTGTTGCCGAAGGCGCTCTTTCAGGATAGGGAATAATCCGAACACATAGTCGAGATCATCTTTAAAATGCTTCTTATCCTGATGGTACGCTCCCAGAATCAGGTTCTCTTCAACGCTCATATTGGCAAAAATCTGGCGGCCTTCCGGGGCTTGGCAAACACCTGCCATAACGGCCTTATCCGAACCGATATTCCCGATGTCCTTTCCCTGGAAAAGAATCTCGCCATCTGTAACCTGATAGATATTGGAAATAGCCCTCATCAAGGTTGTCTTGCCGACACCGTTGGCGCCAAGCACTGCGACAATTCCGTTTTCTTCCACTGTCAATTCCACTCCCCGTAGAATCTGCTGGACGCCCATGCTGACATGAAGATTGTGGATATCTAATATTGACATTCTTCGCCTCCAAGATAGGCTTCAAGTACTTCCGGGTGTTTCTGGATCGCTTTAGGAGTATCATCGGCAATTTTTTTGCCCAGGGCCAAAACCATAACCCGGTGGCAGATACCCATGACCAATCCCATATCGTGCTCCACCAGCAGAATAGGAATACCTTCGGAGTTCATCTCACCGATAAAGTCGGCAAGTTCCGCTGTTTCCTGCTCATTGAGCCCTGCTGCAGGTTCATCAAGAATGAGAAGTTCGGGATTGGTAGCCAGTGCCCGTGCGATTTCAAGATATTTTCGTTTACCGTAAGAAAGGTTCGCGGCCAGTTCTCCCGCCAGAGAATCCAGATGCACACGCTTGAGAATGTCCCAGGTTCGCTGGCTTATCTCTTCATCAGCCTTACAACGCATGGGCCAGACAGCCCGGCGCAATGAATGGCCTACCGAACCGATAGCTCCGATCGAAACATTATCAAAAACAGTCATGTTGGGCATGATACGCAGGTTCTGAAAAGTCCTGCCGATGCCAAGCTTGGCAACCTGATACGGTTTGAGGCCGGTAATGGGCTTACCCATAAAACGGACCTCGCCTTCACTGGGGGGATAAAACCCGGTAAGACAGTTGAAGAAGGTACTTTTTCCGGCACCGTTTGGACCGATAAGCCCGACCAGTTCGCCGGACTTCATACACATATCAACATTGTCCACGGCAACCAGTCCGCCGAAACGCCGGGTCAGCCCTTTGGTTTCCAATACATATTCCGACATTATTTCCACCCCACCATCTGACGGCCGCTCCAGGCCGCGTTGAACTGCTTTCTGGCCATTTCGATAGCCGAGATCTCACCAAAAATTCCCTTGGGCAATAACAGGATGGACAGAAACATGACCACACCTACCGCGATCATACGAAAGTCGCCCAGTCCCCTTGCTACCTCGGGAAGAAGGATAAGGAGCAGGGCTCCAAGCAGACCGCCCGGCAGTGAACCGAGTCCGCCGACAACCACCATCGCAAGGATGAGGATGGATTCGCTGAACTGAAAGCTGTCGGGACTGATATAACCGACACTGTGAGCCATCACGGCTCCGGCCAGTCCGGCAAAAAAGGTACTGGCCCCGAACGCCTGAATCTTGAGCTTGACCACATTGATGCCCATGGCTTCAGCACACTGGTCATCCTCTCTGAGGGACCGCAGTGAATTGCCGAAATAGGAATTGGTCATGCGCCAGATAAAGTAGATCGAGATACAGGCCAGCACGGCAATAACATAATAAATGGAAAGCAGACTGGTGAACCTGTACCCGAAAATGGTGATTGGATCGTAAAGCTGAACTCCCATGGGGCCGCGGGTTACAGAAACCCAGTTCAGCAGGGTTACGTGAATAATCTCTCCCACGCCCAAAGTGGCCACTGAGAAATAAATACTGATCAGCCTCATGGTAGGCAGAGCAACCAGAATACCGGCAATACCGGCGGCAAGCCCACCCAACGGAAGGGTTACCAGAAAAGGCAATCCGTAATTGGAAGCCAGCAGCCCGGCTGCATAAGCTCCTATTCCGAAGAATGCCGCGTGGCCGAGACAAAGCAGTCCGGCAGTTCCGGTAATAAGGTTCATACTCGCTGCAAGAATACAGAAGATCAACGCCGAGTTGGCAATCTGAATATAATAACTTTTACCCAGTACGGACAGAACCCCCGGAACCACTGCAAGAACAAAGAGCAG encodes the following:
- a CDS encoding branched-chain amino acid ABC transporter permease — its product is MTDSLKNSPWRSRLLTVAALLFVLAVVPGVLSVLGKSYYIQIANSALIFCILAASMNLITGTAGLLCLGHAAFFGIGAYAAGLLASNYGLPFLVTLPLGGLAAGIAGILVALPTMRLISIYFSVATLGVGEIIHVTLLNWVSVTRGPMGVQLYDPITIFGYRFTSLLSIYYVIAVLACISIYFIWRMTNSYFGNSLRSLREDDQCAEAMGINVVKLKIQAFGASTFFAGLAGAVMAHSVGYISPDSFQFSESILILAMVVVGGLGSLPGGLLGALLLILLPEVARGLGDFRMIAVGVVMFLSILLLPKGIFGEISAIEMARKQFNAAWSGRQMVGWK
- a CDS encoding tRNA-dihydrouridine synthase family protein, coding for MKNTVPPHFSKLATQLKTPIAIGGKTIPNRLWLAPMAGLTHCAFRQVLAHYGSCGLLFTEMCSAKAVPTEKPGISPVFSWKEWELPNLVCQLVGGTPEELVIAAKRVEQEGFFGVDINMGCSARGMIKREAGAALLKTPDKAVDIVKAVREAVSIPVFVKFRTGWSKEIEPAMALAKRLEDAGADCLVFHPRVAPDKRTRPPFIDHIRFIKEAVSIPVFGNGNVTTRQHCQDMLDKTGCDGVSVGRMAVARPWLFAQWTAGYTPDDSIFKDYVLRLATALEQEFDPIRAIKRFRLFMPYFAANFRFGHSMQATFSTAKTMDDVRRMAEEHIRPDMPLSMSPNMNLYNL
- a CDS encoding ABC transporter ATP-binding protein gives rise to the protein MSEYVLETKGLTRRFGGLVAVDNVDMCMKSGELVGLIGPNGAGKSTFFNCLTGFYPPSEGEVRFMGKPITGLKPYQVAKLGIGRTFQNLRIMPNMTVFDNVSIGAIGSVGHSLRRAVWPMRCKADEEISQRTWDILKRVHLDSLAGELAANLSYGKRKYLEIARALATNPELLILDEPAAGLNEQETAELADFIGEMNSEGIPILLVEHDMGLVMGICHRVMVLALGKKIADDTPKAIQKHPEVLEAYLGGEECQY
- a CDS encoding sigma 54-interacting transcriptional regulator, yielding MKTTAHNAPSWALSSKDRNIAPDAVSTCRELQQAVTVISRLSGIDMYIINTDYLCVAGSGFYKAAVGCISPRDTAIGYSLASGRPTMVVDPKVHAACRECSQKLTCRDLANYTAPIAIRGRVVAAVQIVAFDSAQCVTLKEKGEDIAEAITLFLVQSCEADSRLLSALAGSEDELDSSGLERLIGESQAMRTLKDGIIRCAPLDSTVLIQGESGTGKELTAQAIHDLSPRAAAPFVAVNCGAIPESIIESELFGYVSGTFTGAQKGGKAGLFEHAEGGTLFLDEIAELPLQLQVKLLRVLQERKVMRLGGRQEHDFDVRIIAAANVDVAEQARNGKFRQDLYYRLSVIPLYVPALRERERDIELLVHYFARLYARRRNEPQPWVEPALLKRFALYNWPGNVRELKNFIEYGINFRKGATLDLATLEDRFLNAEKQTSPDGCADWATNNTQPCQENNSGADEKSNPKHQNAISEKELSEQETLSKCLQLYGADLEGKKRTAEELGISLATLYRKIKRYSLQNAYRYDVGMP
- a CDS encoding PaaI family thioesterase, translating into MDINTHENIDRSLCGEPISVSEGSSEVRLTCTGNMSADGSGLIHGGFIFGMADYAAMLSVNHPNVVLAGAESRFLKPSRVGDILTAKAQEQEKDGRKHIVKVDVSCDGETVFSGTFTCFVTKEHVLAGA
- a CDS encoding ABC transporter ATP-binding protein, whose protein sequence is MSILDIHNLHVSMGVQQILRGVELTVEENGIVAVLGANGVGKTTLMRAISNIYQVTDGEILFQGKDIGNIGSDKAVMAGVCQAPEGRQIFANMSVEENLILGAYHQDKKHFKDDLDYVFGLFPILKERLRQQAGAMSGGEQQMLCIGRALMGRPKLLLLDEPSLGLAPLIIKGIFDLVVKIREMGTSILIVEQNAKAALSVADYGYIMEGGTIVMEGPAAELIADGRLEEAYMGGKGH